The genomic window accatttaactggttttaaataatgattataattgtaccaaaaaaaaacaattatgattctaattataggttgtacttcaaaaccatcttatgcacttaatggttttggagtgtatatttttgaaaccattcccacagcaaaatgttttaggcttgaaatatggggggttaaaaataaattgggcgcacaagtcatctgggggtgcgtgaaaaattttggggggtgcgctagaaatttggggggtgcgcgagaaattggggggtgcatgagaaatttggggggtgcacgagaaatttgggggtgcacgagtaatttgggggtgcgtgagaaatttggggggtgtgagattaggtgtgagtgtgtgagttgagattggctaggattattacatgtggatgctcaatctaatggatgttattgacttatgtaccatgcataaggattacacttatgtataataacttctccctACATAGCGGTATTAAATTAAAACTAGGGAGAAAATGGTAAAGTGAACAATATTTGTTTCCCGCGgtaaataacaaaattaatcaaaacatTCCCGCTTTTATTATTTTCGCTTTTTCCGCTCCCAATACATAGAAACTACTTATTATTGTATAGCGCACACTCAAATTACGCAAAACAcatttttagggtttctctttCGTTCATTCTTAGGGTTTCAATTTCAACCCTCCCAAACAACAATCACACACGGTAATTCTCAATTCTTGTTCTCTGATTCAATCCATTCATTATACTCAATCTCCATCAGATTCCCCTTTTTTCGTTATGCACTCATCATGTTTGTTGAAAGTCATCATACACTTTGTTGAAAacaattcattaattttttcaGATCTTTTTGTTGAATGTTAATTTGGTATTTTTTATCATTACCCAGAAATCAGAAATTTCAGTTGCTTAATCTTTTTTGAGTCAGGCATAtaaatcttgattttttttttatattgttgatCTTTTCTTTTCTGTTACAGAACATGGATACTTCAAATCCTGCTGCGTTTGTCAATGCCCAGTCTCTTCCCAATTTCATTGGAAAGAAAGTAAGAACAGTGGTTCAGGTGAATCATTCTGACGGCGTGACGATCACAGGAAAATCCACCGATGACTCTCAGATAACTGTTAAAGGGTTATCATCACAAGTCCCAGTCATGAATTATGTAGAAGTTATTGGCATTGCTGAGAGTAACAACTCTATCCGCGCTGAAATTTTCACAGACTTTGGTGCCACATTTGGTATGAAGCATTATTGTTGTTATCAATTACTAGTTATAGATcatttactttttaattttcGACATGGGGAAAAAATGTCGCATTAAGCAAATTGTGTTGTTTGTCAAACATTATGTTAACCGTTGAAACCCCTAAATTGGAATTAGGCACTACTAAGTGGTTTTTAAATTTCTATTGTTCCGATGTTTACCGCTTATGTTGATTTTGATTCGGCCTTCTTTGTAGATGTCAACTCTTACAATCAGTTATGCCAACTAGCAAATGGTCAATTCAAAAGTCTGTTTCTTTAGGGATCTTGAAGATTGATGGACGAGCTACCGGATGGAATTGAGTTGCAGCTCTTATGCTAAAAGAACCTGCATACTTTTTAGCATTTTATGATAGGAACtactatatatgtatatgtttatTTTCTTGAGGATCCGACATGCAGACATTTGCTTTGTTTGAACTGTTTTATGTTTTTGAAATCCCCTTAACTATTTTTATGCTATGTCTAGTTTGGTTTATATATGTGTCTATCTCATAATCTTCATTGCCTTTAGCAATACTCAGTTTTTTTAAAGTGAGGGATTTAGTTTCACGCCTTGTTGAGTTGTTGTAACCTCTGCATAATTGCTTAAACTTGCAAATATTTCTGCATACATAAATGTGTATATCTTCCcttaacaaaaaattgaaataatatgAAACAATAGTGCAGGGTTCACATAGTTCTCACTTCTCACCAATCAAAAGTTTCACCAAGACCAAAAGTTATCGCAAAACTTAATTTTAGAACTATAGTATTATGCTACCACTAAAATAGTGATAAtgactttgtcaaaaaaataaaataagtgatAATGACCATATTAAGGTAATTGAGTTGG from Trifolium pratense cultivar HEN17-A07 linkage group LG1, ARS_RC_1.1, whole genome shotgun sequence includes these protein-coding regions:
- the LOC123899738 gene encoding replication protein A 14 kDa subunit A-like produces the protein MDTSNPAAFVNAQSLPNFIGKKVRTVVQVNHSDGVTITGKSTDDSQITVKGLSSQVPVMNYVEVIGIAESNNSIRAEIFTDFGATFDVNSYNQLCQLANGQFKSLFL